Genomic window (Methanotorris formicicus Mc-S-70):
TCATTTTGGTAACTATTGTTTCTCAACAACCAACTTTATCGCATCAACTGGACAAACTTCAACACATGCACCACATCCACCGCATAAATCACCATTTACTATGGTTATTAGGCCATCCACAACTCTTATGACGAGTTCATCTGTTTCTGGACCTTTTCCACCCCAAGTGTTTGGATCTTTTGCATTCACTGGGCATGATACTACGCAATTTCCACAACCATGGCACTTCTCTGGAAATACGACCAACTTATACATTTAACCACCTCATTATCCTCTATTTATTTCGCCAATAATTTCTCAAATGCTTTTTTCCATGCAACTGCCTTTGTCTCTTCCATACCAACTTTTGTTCTCTTAACTTTTATAGCATTAATTGGACATGATTTTTCACATGCCCCACATAAGACACATAAATC
Coding sequences:
- a CDS encoding ATP-binding protein — encoded protein: MYKLVVFPEKCHGCGNCVVSCPVNAKDPNTWGGKGPETDELVIRVVDGLITIVNGDLCGGCGACVEVCPVDAIKLVVEKQ